The following proteins are co-located in the Pomacea canaliculata isolate SZHN2017 linkage group LG10, ASM307304v1, whole genome shotgun sequence genome:
- the LOC112574570 gene encoding uncharacterized protein LOC112574570, with product MTPQAGPVFTYKKASGQTFADPEMTVSARSRIHCAIACRKYPHCTAFAYDDQRSSCLLRSAMSATSDPAKGLSLYTDESHCPYTALNISHGSVTLQRSLWSVEGNVTCDNDYFLLQNVTPAVTCLANGRWTSINAECAKRVWRYPETKNFYGVHFPIPGTVVTAGHCVSRVFLQTTQSYQ from the exons ATGACACCACAAGCAGGACCTGTCTTCACGTACAAGAAAGCCAGCGGACAGACCTTTGCTGACCCGGAAATGACGGTTTCGGCAAGGTCACGGATCCACTGCGCCATCGCGTGTAGGAAATACCCACACTGCACTGCGTTCGCGTACGACGACCAACGTTCCTCGTGTTTGCTTCGATCTGCGATGTCGGCGACCTCCGACCCTGCCAAAGGATTATCCCTGTACACAGACG AGTCGCACTGTCCATACACCGCACTCAATATCAGTCACGGGTCAGTGACGTTACAGAGGTCACTGTGGTCAGTGGAAGGGAACGTCACCTGTGACAACGACTACTTTCTTCTCCAAAATGTGACTCCAGCGGTCACGTGCCTGGCTAATGGCCGCTGGACATCAATCAACGCTGAGTGTGCCAAGCGAGTGTGGAGATACCCTGAG ACGAAGAATTTTTACGGTGTGCATTTTCCTATACCTGGGACAGTCGTCACGGCTGGTCACTGTGTGTCGAGGGTGTTCCTACAAACAACACAgt CATACCAATAA